A genomic window from Methylorubrum extorquens includes:
- a CDS encoding response regulator, which produces MTATGPHIAVVDDEADARAMVGDYLRLHGFDVALCEGGRALRAHLRIRTPDLIVLDLNMPEEDGLSIVRDLKARSPIPIIMLTATASPIDRVVGLELGADDYLPKPCELRELVARVRSVLRRAQGATASPSAPAPEVAAPARTVRFGTKWLELDALRLRDDAGVEQPLTRSEFDLLKAFADHPKRALSRERLLDLADARDPDAFDRAIDVRINRIRKKVEPDPANPRYIRTVRGLGYIFRPEGD; this is translated from the coding sequence ATGACTGCGACCGGCCCCCACATTGCCGTCGTGGATGACGAGGCGGATGCCCGCGCCATGGTCGGGGACTATCTGCGCCTGCACGGCTTCGACGTGGCCCTGTGCGAGGGCGGACGGGCGCTGCGGGCGCATCTTCGGATCCGCACGCCGGACCTGATCGTGCTCGATCTCAACATGCCCGAGGAGGACGGCCTCTCCATCGTCCGGGACCTGAAGGCGCGCAGCCCGATCCCGATCATCATGCTGACGGCGACCGCCAGCCCGATCGACCGGGTGGTGGGGCTCGAACTCGGCGCGGACGATTACCTGCCCAAGCCCTGCGAGTTGCGCGAACTCGTCGCCCGGGTGCGCTCGGTGCTGCGGCGGGCGCAGGGCGCGACGGCATCTCCATCGGCACCGGCCCCCGAAGTCGCGGCACCGGCGCGAACCGTCCGGTTCGGAACGAAGTGGCTCGAACTGGATGCCCTGCGCCTGCGCGACGATGCGGGCGTGGAGCAGCCGCTCACCCGCTCGGAATTCGATCTGCTCAAGGCCTTTGCCGACCATCCGAAGCGGGCCCTGTCGCGCGAGCGGCTGCTCGACCTCGCCGACGCCCGCGATCCGGACGCGTTCGACCGGGCGATCGACGTGCGAATCAACCGCATCCGCAAGAAGGTGGAGCCGGACCCGGCCAACCCGCGCTACATCCGCACCGTGCGTGGCCTCGGCTACATCTTCCGGCCCGAAGGCGACTGA
- a CDS encoding sensor histidine kinase yields the protein MRVGRKIALVGGVPILVAAAIAAAGWFLLAEGERARVGALLAARVYHDLILARMVRDDSIAARADARAAIETRFFDLTSRAGQGLEAIQNQARTRSQAERAGAARRSLDRYVARMQDFSAVARENDGLTAEMGQRANRLTDLAEQARQRQQASNVDLAWTMTGKVNRLRATRDVVAGLNAMLAAAWQDRLTRQRGEEAARPERTRLVHAGRDLAAALRATSRETEATEAERLTASEPPPGDRLTEWGERWLKIVTSEQRTLDDAVAQLLAYASEANATEQATQNIGIATLKLGQRTAEALARRDAEAVSAMLGEGERLSASAAALPISPLIQSDMIEAIDGWRARLATTIDGLKRQNAMIAEMDGLAATLSEAARALNDDAVEDADRFGTFLGRLLLAGAAIGLLLGALVALAVARSILVPLRQLQGDMIALAADPKAEGLSGTQRTDELGDIARATNFFVTEIGRRERALRRAKDQADTALHDLRQAQDDLIRAEKLASLGQLVAGVAHEINTPLGIALTTATLVRDETRTFQGLVAAGTLSRSRLTHFVDRVGEGTQLLCANLTRAADLVHGFKQVAVDRASDERRSFDLDVWLGELLASLQPMLRKGGHRIRREVPPGIVVDTYPGVLAQVVTNLVANAVVHGFAGAERPGTITVRVSAPGALVRLEVSDDGGGIVPEHLGRIFDPFFTTARSRGSTGLGMHIVHNLVTAKLQGRIAIESDPGRGTLVRLEFPRAPGGSERPGTARRPSGAEAR from the coding sequence ATGCGGGTCGGCCGGAAGATTGCCCTGGTCGGCGGTGTCCCGATCCTCGTTGCCGCAGCCATCGCGGCGGCGGGCTGGTTCCTGCTCGCGGAAGGAGAGCGGGCCCGGGTCGGTGCCCTGCTCGCCGCCCGCGTCTATCACGACCTCATCCTGGCGCGGATGGTCCGCGACGATTCCATCGCCGCCCGCGCCGACGCGCGCGCTGCGATCGAGACGCGGTTTTTCGACCTGACTAGCAGGGCCGGCCAAGGTCTGGAGGCGATTCAGAATCAGGCCCGCACCCGGAGCCAGGCCGAGCGGGCCGGCGCGGCGCGCCGATCCCTCGACCGCTACGTGGCGCGAATGCAGGATTTCTCGGCGGTCGCCCGCGAGAATGACGGCCTCACCGCCGAGATGGGCCAGCGCGCGAACCGCCTGACCGACCTTGCCGAGCAGGCACGCCAGCGCCAGCAGGCCTCCAACGTCGATCTCGCCTGGACGATGACGGGAAAGGTGAACCGGCTGCGCGCGACCCGCGACGTCGTGGCAGGGCTCAACGCCATGCTGGCCGCCGCGTGGCAAGACAGGCTGACCCGGCAACGCGGCGAGGAAGCCGCGCGCCCTGAGCGCACCCGCCTCGTCCATGCCGGCCGAGACCTCGCCGCGGCCCTGCGCGCCACCTCGCGCGAGACCGAAGCGACGGAGGCCGAGAGGCTGACCGCCTCGGAGCCGCCCCCCGGCGACCGGCTGACCGAGTGGGGTGAGCGCTGGCTCAAGATCGTGACCTCCGAGCAGCGCACGCTCGACGACGCCGTGGCGCAGCTCCTCGCCTACGCGAGCGAGGCCAACGCGACCGAGCAGGCGACGCAGAATATCGGTATCGCCACGCTCAAGCTCGGCCAGCGCACCGCCGAGGCGCTGGCCCGCCGGGATGCGGAGGCCGTCTCCGCCATGCTCGGTGAGGGCGAGCGGCTCTCGGCCAGCGCCGCCGCCCTGCCGATCTCGCCGCTGATCCAATCCGACATGATCGAGGCCATCGACGGATGGCGCGCGCGGCTTGCTACCACCATCGACGGGCTCAAGCGCCAGAACGCGATGATCGCCGAGATGGATGGCCTCGCCGCGACCTTGAGCGAGGCCGCCCGCGCCCTCAATGACGACGCGGTCGAGGATGCCGACCGGTTCGGCACCTTCCTCGGCCGGCTCCTCCTCGCCGGGGCGGCCATCGGCCTGCTGCTCGGAGCCCTGGTCGCCCTGGCGGTGGCCCGCTCGATCCTCGTGCCGCTGCGCCAGCTTCAGGGCGACATGATCGCGCTCGCCGCCGACCCGAAGGCAGAGGGGCTCTCGGGCACGCAGCGCACGGACGAACTCGGCGACATCGCCCGCGCCACGAACTTCTTCGTGACGGAGATCGGCCGGCGCGAACGGGCGCTGCGGCGGGCCAAGGATCAGGCGGACACCGCACTGCACGATCTCCGCCAAGCCCAGGACGACTTGATCCGCGCGGAAAAACTCGCCTCGCTGGGACAACTCGTGGCCGGCGTCGCCCACGAGATCAACACGCCGCTCGGCATCGCGCTGACCACCGCGACGCTGGTGCGCGACGAGACGCGGACCTTCCAGGGCCTGGTCGCAGCGGGCACGCTCTCGCGCTCGCGCCTGACCCATTTCGTCGATCGGGTTGGCGAGGGAACGCAACTGCTCTGCGCGAACCTGACCCGCGCCGCCGACCTCGTCCACGGCTTCAAGCAGGTGGCGGTGGACCGGGCGAGCGACGAGCGCCGCAGCTTCGACCTCGATGTCTGGCTCGGCGAACTTCTGGCGAGCCTGCAGCCGATGCTGCGCAAGGGCGGCCACCGGATTCGGCGTGAGGTCCCGCCCGGCATCGTTGTCGACACCTATCCCGGCGTGCTCGCGCAGGTCGTCACCAATCTGGTCGCCAACGCCGTCGTGCACGGGTTCGCCGGCGCCGAGCGACCCGGAACCATCACGGTGCGGGTCTCGGCGCCCGGAGCGCTCGTTCGGTTGGAGGTGAGCGACGACGGCGGCGGCATCGTGCCGGAGCATCTCGGGCGCATCTTCGACCCGTTCTTCACCACCGCCCGCTCCCGCGGCAGCACCGGGCTCGGCATGCACATCGTGCACAACCTCGTCACGGCCAAACTCCAGGGCCGCATCGCCATTGAGAGCGACCCGGGCCGGGGCACCCTCGTGCGCCTGGAATTCCCCCGGGCGCCCGGCGGCTCCGAGCGACCGGGCACAGCGCGCCGGCCCTCCGGGGCGGAGGCACGATGA
- a CDS encoding helix-turn-helix transcriptional regulator — translation MRIEAGVGKDDEVSGAMTDAADQEAGFLNELGRRVRHARTVRGLSRKLLSQASGLSERYIAQLESGQGNVSIILLRRVANAMGMRLDDLVATQEASSDWRVIRDLLDQASPDQIALAKSALAGSTGAEARTVRRRVALVGLRGAGKSTLGRMAAAHLGWRFVELNTEIERENGLSVREIFAIYGQEGYRRLEQKALRGLAEQPGPMVLATGGSIVAEPLTYDLLLSSFYTIWLQARPEEHLQRVRDQGHVEGKGDPASVLEDLRAVLLSREPLYARASAVVDTSDVPVETMSERLIEVIESRFSGNDTGGRRPAA, via the coding sequence ATTCGGATTGAGGCGGGCGTCGGAAAGGACGATGAGGTGAGTGGGGCCATGACCGACGCGGCCGATCAAGAAGCCGGTTTCCTGAACGAACTCGGCCGCCGCGTTCGCCACGCGCGGACGGTGCGCGGGCTGTCACGCAAGCTGCTCTCGCAGGCCTCCGGCCTGTCCGAGCGCTACATCGCCCAGCTCGAAAGCGGCCAGGGCAACGTCTCCATCATCCTGCTGCGGCGCGTCGCCAACGCGATGGGGATGCGGCTCGACGATCTCGTCGCGACCCAGGAAGCTTCGTCCGACTGGCGCGTCATCCGCGACCTGCTCGATCAGGCGAGCCCGGACCAGATCGCCCTGGCAAAGTCGGCGCTCGCAGGCTCGACCGGCGCGGAAGCGCGCACGGTCCGGCGGCGCGTGGCGCTGGTGGGTCTGCGCGGCGCCGGCAAGTCGACGCTGGGCCGGATGGCGGCGGCCCATCTCGGCTGGCGTTTCGTGGAGCTCAACACGGAAATCGAGCGCGAGAACGGCCTGTCCGTGCGCGAGATCTTCGCGATCTACGGTCAGGAAGGCTACCGCCGGCTGGAGCAGAAGGCCCTACGCGGCCTCGCCGAGCAGCCGGGGCCGATGGTGCTCGCCACGGGCGGCAGCATCGTCGCCGAGCCGCTGACCTACGACCTGCTGCTCTCCTCCTTCTACACGATCTGGCTTCAGGCCCGGCCCGAGGAGCACCTGCAGCGGGTGCGTGACCAGGGCCATGTCGAAGGCAAGGGCGATCCGGCCTCGGTGCTGGAGGATCTGCGCGCGGTGCTGCTCAGCCGCGAGCCTCTCTACGCCCGCGCCTCCGCCGTCGTGGACACCTCCGACGTACCGGTCGAGACCATGTCCGAGCGTCTGATCGAAGTGATCGAGTCCCGCTTCAGCGGCAACGACACCGGCGGCCGACGCCCGGCCGCGTGA